Proteins encoded by one window of Kineosporia sp. NBRC 101731:
- a CDS encoding DNA starvation/stationary phase protection protein — protein sequence MTETLNTQNSGFHASHFLADNLQRVLVDLVALHLYGKQAHWNIVGKNFRDLHLQLDELVDVAREHSDTIAERLRALGVLPDAGPKAVAAQSTLTDFGTGEVNTADAVDRITGLIGEAAATVRAVHDDVDSEDPTTADLLHAVLHDLEKQAWLIRSENR from the coding sequence ATGACCGAGACGCTGAACACCCAGAACAGCGGTTTCCACGCCTCCCACTTCCTGGCCGACAACCTCCAGCGGGTCCTGGTCGACCTGGTGGCCCTGCACCTCTACGGCAAGCAGGCCCACTGGAACATCGTCGGTAAGAACTTCCGCGACCTACACCTCCAGCTCGACGAGCTGGTCGACGTGGCGCGCGAGCACAGCGACACGATCGCCGAGCGCCTGCGCGCCCTCGGCGTACTGCCCGATGCCGGGCCGAAAGCCGTTGCCGCGCAGTCCACACTGACCGACTTCGGCACCGGCGAGGTGAACACGGCCGACGCCGTCGACCGCATCACCGGGCTGATCGGCGAGGCCGCCGCCACGGTGCGCGCGGTGCACGACGACGTGGACTCCGAAGACCCGACCACGGCCGACCTCCTGCACGCGGTCCTGCACGACCTGGAGAAGCAGGCCTGGCTGATCAGGTCCGAGAACCGCTGA
- a CDS encoding protein phosphatase 2C domain-containing protein has translation MTLRIRACVKTHPGLRRTNNEDSGFIGRRLFLVADGMGGHDFGEVASAIVARTVAYLDDHLSLFGPERDIVGAVEFADQRLARAIENNAALGGMGTTLTAMLIHHDTIALTNIGDSRAYVLRNREMIQLTHDDTYVQMLADKGWLDPKLIPQHPQRSVLLRVLRGGDDGGTAEVSLHEAVPGDRYLLCSDGLSDYVAGEAIQKTLASTKHAGKAIDRLIALALKAGAPDNVTCVIGDVVDEDSTPTVDGEFVGSAQELGEGAIEAAEQKVAEVKSSGTPAGNSGMLKSA, from the coding sequence ATGACGCTGCGAATTCGTGCGTGCGTCAAGACGCATCCCGGGTTGCGGCGTACGAACAACGAGGACTCCGGCTTCATCGGCCGACGACTGTTCCTCGTGGCCGACGGCATGGGCGGCCACGACTTCGGCGAGGTCGCCAGCGCCATCGTGGCCCGTACCGTCGCCTATCTCGACGACCACCTCTCGTTGTTCGGGCCGGAGCGCGACATCGTGGGCGCGGTCGAGTTCGCCGACCAGCGCCTCGCCCGGGCCATCGAGAACAACGCGGCTCTGGGCGGGATGGGCACCACGCTCACCGCGATGCTCATCCACCACGACACGATCGCCCTGACCAACATCGGCGACTCCCGGGCCTACGTCCTGCGCAACCGGGAGATGATCCAGCTGACGCACGACGACACCTACGTGCAGATGCTCGCCGACAAGGGCTGGCTCGACCCCAAGCTGATCCCCCAGCACCCCCAGCGCAGCGTGCTGCTGCGGGTGCTGCGCGGCGGTGACGACGGCGGTACGGCCGAGGTCTCCCTGCACGAGGCCGTGCCCGGCGACCGCTACCTGCTGTGCAGCGACGGGCTCAGCGACTACGTGGCCGGTGAGGCCATCCAGAAGACGCTGGCGAGTACCAAGCACGCGGGCAAGGCCATCGACCGGCTGATCGCGCTCGCGCTCAAGGCCGGCGCCCCTGACAACGTCACCTGCGTGATCGGTGACGTGGTGGACGAGGACTCCACCCCCACCGTGGACGGCGAGTTCGTCGGGTCGGCCCAGGAACTGGGCGAGGGGGCCATCGAGGCGGCCGAGCAGAAGGTGGCGGAGGTCAAGAGCTCCGGAACCCCGGCCGGAAACTCAGGAATGCTCAAGAGCGCCTGA
- a CDS encoding alpha/beta hydrolase, whose protein sequence is MATVFTTSGGIDISYTSTGSGPVLVLLHGMGEGGVSWEPLLPAFEQAHRVINVTLRGHSPSAWPTEYSYRAMFDDVAELLDSLGLHGSTVLGHSLGGMVAFRLAVERPDLVGRLVVEDVAPGPPFAPREIPDRPEGDLPFDWEMLLQMRQQITAGDLELRERLSSVTAPTLIIGGGETSHVSQELLAEAVARIPDAELITLGGGHSVHDSLPTQFTETVLTWLGDR, encoded by the coding sequence ATGGCAACGGTTTTCACCACTTCCGGCGGCATCGACATCAGCTATACCAGTACCGGCTCCGGGCCGGTACTGGTGTTGCTGCATGGCATGGGCGAGGGCGGGGTGAGCTGGGAGCCTTTGCTCCCGGCCTTCGAGCAGGCCCATCGCGTGATCAATGTGACGCTGCGTGGCCACTCCCCGAGTGCCTGGCCCACCGAGTACAGCTATCGCGCCATGTTCGACGACGTCGCCGAACTGCTGGACTCGCTCGGCCTACACGGCAGCACCGTGCTCGGCCACTCACTGGGTGGCATGGTGGCGTTCCGGCTCGCGGTCGAGCGACCCGACCTGGTCGGCCGCCTGGTGGTGGAAGACGTGGCCCCGGGCCCGCCGTTCGCGCCGCGCGAGATACCCGACCGGCCCGAGGGCGACCTGCCGTTCGACTGGGAGATGCTTCTGCAGATGCGCCAGCAGATCACCGCCGGCGACCTCGAGCTGCGCGAGCGGCTGTCCTCGGTCACGGCGCCCACACTGATCATCGGCGGTGGCGAGACCAGTCACGTGTCCCAGGAGCTGCTCGCCGAAGCGGTGGCCCGCATCCCCGACGCGGAGCTGATCACCCTCGGGGGCGGCCACAGCGTGCACGACAGCCTTCCCACACAGTTCACCGAGACGGTACTGACCTGGCTGGGCGACCGATAG
- a CDS encoding GNAT family N-acetyltransferase — protein MTTDHVIRDARLADAAACAEIYEPYVRETTISFEAMPPTAEEMAGRIADAMVRHAWLVLEVDGAVAGYAYANKLGVRPAYRWACEVSIYMARDSRRRGGGRALYEELLGRLEKRGYRQAMAVISMPNGPSVGLHEALGFKQVGFHENVGFKKGEWLSVAWMQRALGEGASPGRPAEPR, from the coding sequence GTGACCACAGACCACGTGATCCGTGACGCACGACTTGCGGACGCTGCCGCCTGCGCGGAGATCTACGAGCCCTATGTCCGTGAGACCACCATCAGCTTCGAGGCCATGCCCCCGACCGCGGAGGAGATGGCCGGGAGGATCGCCGACGCCATGGTGCGTCACGCCTGGCTGGTGCTCGAGGTGGACGGGGCGGTGGCCGGTTACGCCTACGCCAACAAGCTCGGGGTGCGCCCGGCCTACCGCTGGGCCTGTGAGGTCAGCATCTACATGGCCCGGGACAGTCGTCGCCGGGGCGGCGGCCGGGCCCTGTACGAGGAGCTGCTGGGGCGCCTGGAGAAGCGCGGCTACCGGCAGGCCATGGCCGTGATCTCGATGCCGAACGGGCCGAGTGTCGGGCTGCACGAGGCATTGGGCTTCAAGCAGGTCGGGTTCCACGAGAACGTCGGCTTCAAGAAGGGCGAGTGGCTCTCCGTCGCCTGGATGCAGCGCGCCCTCGGTGAGGGCGCATCCCCCGGACGCCCCGCCGAGCCGCGCTGA
- the ilvD gene encoding dihydroxy-acid dehydratase: MTQLRSATSTSGRNMAGARALWRATGMTDNDFGKPIVAIANSFTEFVPGHVHLRNVGQIVAESIQEAGAVSKEFNTIAVDDGIAMGHGGMLYSLPSRELIADAVEYMVNAHCADALVCISNCDKITPGMLLAALRLNIPTVFVSGGPMEAGKTTAIEGIVHSKLDLVDAMVAAADPNISDDQLDVIERSACPTCGSCSGMFTANSMNCLTEAMGLSLPGNGSTLATHEARRQLFKDAGTVVVDLANRYYGKDDESVLPRNVASRSSFENAVALDVAMGGSTNTVLHLLAAAREAEMDFTVSDIDAISRKVPCLSKVAPNSPKFHMEDVHRAGGIPAILGELNRGGLLHTDVKPVHSADMKTWLDEWDIRGGSPSPRALELFKAAPGGVRTVEPFSTQNEWSSLDTDATEGCIRDIEHAYTVDGGLAILFGNLAPDGCVVKTAGVPEAVWKFTGRAIVFESQEAAVDGILGKKVVEGDVVVIRYEGPKGGPGMQEMLYPTSFLKGRGLGQKCALITDGRFSGGTSGLSIGHISPEAAGGGLIALVEDGDPISIDIPNRQISLDVDELVLDQRRTAQEKRDKPYSPTDRRRPVSAALRAYASMATAASDGAYRRVPE; encoded by the coding sequence ATGACACAGCTCCGGTCGGCCACCTCGACCAGCGGTCGCAACATGGCGGGAGCGCGGGCGCTCTGGCGTGCGACCGGTATGACCGACAACGACTTCGGCAAGCCGATCGTGGCCATCGCCAACTCGTTCACCGAGTTCGTGCCCGGCCACGTGCACCTTCGTAACGTGGGCCAGATCGTCGCGGAGTCGATCCAGGAGGCCGGGGCGGTCTCCAAGGAGTTCAACACCATCGCCGTGGACGACGGCATCGCGATGGGCCACGGCGGCATGCTCTACTCACTGCCCAGCCGTGAGCTGATCGCCGACGCGGTCGAGTACATGGTCAACGCGCACTGCGCCGACGCCCTGGTCTGCATCTCCAACTGCGACAAGATCACTCCGGGCATGCTGCTTGCGGCCCTGCGCCTCAACATCCCCACCGTGTTCGTCTCCGGTGGCCCGATGGAGGCCGGCAAGACCACGGCCATCGAGGGCATCGTGCACTCCAAGCTCGACCTGGTCGACGCCATGGTCGCGGCCGCCGACCCGAACATCAGCGACGACCAGCTCGACGTGATCGAGCGCTCGGCCTGCCCCACCTGCGGTTCCTGCTCGGGCATGTTCACTGCCAACTCGATGAACTGCCTGACCGAGGCGATGGGCCTGTCGCTGCCCGGCAACGGTTCCACGCTGGCCACCCACGAGGCCCGGCGCCAGCTGTTCAAGGACGCCGGCACCGTGGTCGTCGACCTGGCCAACCGCTACTACGGCAAGGACGACGAGTCCGTGCTGCCGCGCAACGTGGCCAGCCGCTCGTCCTTCGAGAACGCCGTGGCCCTGGACGTGGCGATGGGCGGTTCGACCAACACGGTGCTGCACCTGCTGGCCGCCGCCCGCGAGGCCGAGATGGACTTCACCGTCTCCGACATCGACGCGATCTCCCGCAAGGTGCCCTGCCTGTCCAAGGTCGCGCCGAACTCGCCGAAGTTCCACATGGAAGACGTGCACCGGGCCGGCGGCATCCCCGCCATCCTCGGTGAGCTGAACCGTGGCGGACTGCTGCACACCGACGTGAAGCCGGTGCACAGCGCGGACATGAAGACCTGGCTCGACGAGTGGGACATCCGCGGTGGCTCGCCCTCACCGAGGGCTCTGGAGCTGTTCAAGGCCGCGCCCGGTGGCGTGCGCACGGTCGAGCCGTTCTCCACCCAGAACGAGTGGAGCTCGCTCGACACCGACGCGACCGAGGGCTGCATCCGCGACATCGAGCACGCCTACACGGTCGACGGTGGCCTGGCCATCCTCTTCGGCAACCTGGCTCCCGACGGTTGCGTGGTCAAGACCGCCGGGGTGCCCGAGGCGGTCTGGAAGTTCACCGGCAGGGCCATCGTCTTCGAGAGCCAGGAAGCGGCCGTCGACGGCATCCTCGGCAAGAAGGTCGTCGAGGGCGACGTCGTCGTCATCCGCTACGAGGGCCCCAAGGGCGGCCCGGGCATGCAGGAGATGCTCTACCCCACGTCGTTCCTGAAAGGCCGCGGCCTGGGCCAGAAATGCGCCCTCATCACCGACGGCCGCTTTTCCGGTGGCACGAGTGGCCTTTCCATCGGCCACATCTCGCCCGAGGCGGCCGGTGGCGGCCTGATCGCCCTGGTCGAAGACGGCGACCCGATCTCCATCGACATCCCGAACCGCCAGATCTCGCTGGACGTCGACGAACTCGTGCTCGACCAGCGCCGTACGGCCCAGGAGAAGCGCGACAAGCCCTACTCCCCGACCGACCGCCGGCGCCCGGTCTCGGCCGCTCTGCGCGCCTACGCCTCCATGGCCACCGCAGCCTCGGACGGTGCGTACCGGCGGGTGCCGGAGTAG
- a CDS encoding mismatch-specific DNA-glycosylase: protein MSFSREQLESYRDTTVPDLLGPGLKLLFVGINPGLWTAAVQAHFARRGNRFYPALYRSGLTDRLIDASAGYAEADRQHLIDRGLGISNMAHRTTARADELRPEELLEGARRLDDLVARARPKVVAFLGITAYRVAFAAPKAKIGRQPEKLHDADVWVAPNPSGLNAHTQLPELAEAFRRLGVAAGISGSRT, encoded by the coding sequence GTGTCATTTTCGCGTGAGCAGCTGGAGTCGTACCGCGACACCACGGTTCCCGATCTGCTCGGCCCGGGTCTGAAGCTGCTGTTCGTCGGCATCAATCCAGGGCTGTGGACCGCTGCCGTGCAGGCCCACTTCGCCCGCCGGGGCAACCGGTTCTACCCGGCGCTGTACCGTTCCGGCCTCACCGACCGGCTGATCGACGCCTCGGCGGGGTATGCGGAGGCCGACCGGCAGCACCTGATCGATCGCGGCCTCGGCATCTCGAACATGGCTCACCGCACCACGGCGCGGGCCGACGAGCTACGGCCGGAAGAGCTTCTCGAAGGGGCCCGGCGGCTGGACGATCTGGTGGCCCGGGCCCGGCCGAAGGTGGTTGCTTTCCTCGGGATTACGGCCTACCGCGTGGCTTTCGCGGCACCGAAGGCGAAGATCGGCCGGCAGCCGGAGAAACTGCACGACGCCGATGTCTGGGTGGCGCCCAACCCGAGCGGGCTGAACGCGCACACCCAGCTGCCGGAACTGGCCGAGGCCTTCCGCCGGCTGGGTGTGGCGGCCGGGATCAGCGGTTCTCGGACCTGA
- a CDS encoding bifunctional metallophosphatase/5'-nucleotidase — protein sequence MKPLIKRRGGLTAAVAASTVAAALFALPSSPAQASDVAAAKSKPKADKTVDLQILSFNDYHGNLEPPTGTDGTVTTTTGSVLAGGAEYLTNELRTLRKGQKNTLTVAAGDLIGASPSMSGLFKDEPSIETLNNMDVDVSSVGNHEFDEGVTELLRMQYGGCHPTEGCFDTDGYSGADFQYLAANVEYKDGVKVTKPKKAKNYGDWFKARTGRTVLPPTSIKKVDGVKVGFIGMTLEGTTELVAPAGVKDVQFNDEVVSANLAAKDLRKKGVEAIVVLLHEGGIPPTGATYDFDCNSGSSAGISGPIVNIAKTLDSSIDLVVSGHTHNSYNCTIPDPKGNPRLVTSDLSYGRTVTETNLKISKKTKDVIRTQSTSKNVLVERTQAKAADQTKAIAKWSALAAPIANKVIGEITADIKRSVSRDGESSLGDLIADAQLSATQAAGDGGSQIAFMNPGGVRTDLTYASGVANEGDGKVTYGESFAVQPFGNLLVSMDVTGAQIDTMLEQQWTTQTDGSLKFLHMGVSDGFTYSYSKSAAVGSKVNASTIKLDGTVINPTSTYRITVNSFLADGGDGFLVLKEGTNRIGGGVDLDAFNTYLTANSPVTGPTPNRVTALD from the coding sequence ATGAAGCCCCTCATCAAGCGGAGAGGCGGGCTCACCGCGGCAGTCGCCGCGAGCACCGTCGCAGCAGCCCTGTTCGCGCTGCCGTCCTCACCTGCCCAGGCCAGCGACGTGGCTGCGGCGAAGTCGAAGCCCAAGGCCGACAAGACCGTCGACCTTCAGATCCTCAGTTTCAACGATTATCACGGCAACCTCGAACCGCCGACCGGCACCGACGGCACCGTGACCACCACGACGGGCTCGGTCCTGGCCGGTGGGGCGGAGTACCTCACCAATGAGCTCCGCACCCTGCGCAAGGGTCAGAAGAACACGCTGACCGTCGCCGCCGGTGACCTCATCGGCGCCTCACCCTCCATGTCCGGCCTGTTCAAGGACGAGCCGAGCATCGAGACCCTGAACAACATGGACGTCGACGTCTCCAGCGTCGGCAACCACGAGTTCGACGAGGGTGTGACCGAACTGCTGCGCATGCAGTACGGCGGTTGCCACCCGACCGAGGGCTGTTTCGACACGGACGGCTACAGCGGAGCCGACTTCCAGTACCTGGCGGCCAACGTCGAGTACAAGGACGGCGTCAAGGTCACCAAGCCGAAGAAGGCCAAGAACTACGGCGACTGGTTCAAGGCCCGGACCGGCCGCACCGTGCTGCCCCCGACCTCGATCAAGAAGGTCGACGGCGTCAAGGTCGGCTTCATCGGCATGACCCTCGAGGGCACGACCGAACTGGTCGCCCCGGCCGGTGTCAAGGACGTCCAGTTCAACGACGAGGTCGTCTCCGCCAACCTGGCCGCCAAGGACCTTCGCAAGAAGGGTGTCGAGGCGATCGTGGTGCTGCTGCACGAGGGCGGCATCCCGCCCACCGGCGCCACCTACGACTTCGACTGCAACTCCGGTAGTTCCGCCGGTATCTCGGGCCCGATCGTGAACATCGCGAAGACGCTCGACTCGAGCATCGACCTGGTGGTCTCCGGTCACACGCACAACTCCTACAACTGCACCATCCCGGACCCGAAGGGCAACCCGCGTCTGGTCACCAGCGACCTGTCCTACGGCCGCACGGTCACCGAGACCAACCTGAAGATCAGCAAGAAGACGAAGGACGTCATCCGCACCCAGTCGACGTCGAAGAACGTCCTGGTCGAGCGCACCCAGGCCAAGGCCGCGGACCAGACCAAGGCCATCGCCAAGTGGAGCGCCCTGGCGGCACCCATCGCCAACAAGGTGATCGGCGAGATCACCGCTGACATCAAGCGCAGCGTCAGCCGCGACGGTGAGTCCAGCCTCGGCGACCTGATCGCCGACGCCCAGCTCTCCGCCACCCAGGCCGCCGGCGATGGTGGCTCGCAGATCGCGTTCATGAACCCCGGTGGCGTGCGGACCGACCTGACCTACGCCAGCGGTGTCGCTAACGAGGGCGACGGCAAGGTCACCTACGGCGAGTCGTTCGCCGTGCAGCCGTTCGGCAACCTGCTGGTCTCGATGGACGTGACCGGCGCACAGATCGACACCATGCTCGAGCAGCAGTGGACGACGCAGACCGACGGCAGCCTCAAGTTCCTGCACATGGGCGTCTCGGACGGCTTCACCTACAGCTACTCCAAGTCGGCTGCGGTCGGCAGCAAGGTGAACGCGTCGACCATCAAGCTGGACGGCACGGTCATCAACCCGACCAGCACCTACCGGATCACGGTCAACTCGTTCCTGGCCGACGGTGGTGACGGTTTCCTCGTTCTCAAGGAAGGCACCAACCGGATCGGTGGCGGCGTCGACCTGGACGCCTTCAACACCTACCTCACCGCCAACTCCCCGGTGACCGGCCCGACCCCGAACCGCGTCACCGCGCTCGACTGA
- a CDS encoding endonuclease — protein sequence MTDTHHRARFLVPAVALALAAMSGCASPTSIAVAPTVATAEPAAQVAAVTPLTVAAAISQQTGSSQTVRGYVVGEPTATSTVKRSGFTGDTAIALADSASETDTGDMLYVQVTSAYRSAYGLKTNPGLLGTRLDVTGSLSAYFSHPGLKSPTAISASGVTPTTTPPTATPTTTSPPSSGIGDYYDDAVGKTGNSLHTALHQIISTDVQKLSYDQVWDALKVTDQDPKNSGNVILLYSGTSRSKSLNGGDADDWNREHVWAKSHGDFGTATGPGTDLHHLRPEDVTVNSDRSNKDFDDGGSESDEAPGNFTDSDSWEPRDAVKGDVARMIFYMAVRYDGGDGFSDLTLDENTSGGTAPRFGKLSTLLEWNAQDPPDSFEQNRNNAIYEQFQNNRNPFIDHPEWVDAVFG from the coding sequence ATGACCGATACGCACCATCGGGCGAGGTTCCTCGTCCCTGCCGTTGCTCTCGCCCTGGCTGCCATGAGCGGCTGCGCGAGTCCTACCAGTATCGCGGTCGCCCCGACCGTGGCCACGGCCGAACCGGCGGCGCAGGTCGCCGCGGTCACACCGCTCACCGTCGCCGCGGCCATCTCGCAGCAGACCGGCAGCAGCCAGACCGTCCGGGGTTACGTGGTGGGTGAGCCCACCGCCACCAGCACGGTCAAACGCAGTGGTTTCACCGGCGACACCGCCATCGCCCTGGCCGACTCGGCGAGCGAGACCGACACCGGCGACATGCTTTACGTGCAGGTGACGAGCGCCTACCGCAGCGCGTACGGACTGAAGACCAACCCGGGCCTCCTCGGCACCCGGCTCGACGTCACCGGCTCCCTGAGCGCCTACTTCTCCCACCCCGGGCTGAAGTCACCCACGGCGATCAGCGCGTCCGGGGTCACCCCGACGACCACTCCCCCGACCGCCACCCCGACCACGACGTCCCCACCCTCGTCCGGCATCGGCGACTACTACGACGACGCCGTGGGCAAGACCGGCAACAGCCTGCACACGGCACTGCACCAGATCATCTCCACCGACGTGCAGAAGCTGTCCTACGACCAGGTCTGGGACGCGCTGAAGGTCACCGACCAGGACCCGAAGAACTCCGGCAACGTGATCCTGCTGTACAGCGGCACGAGCCGGTCCAAGAGCCTGAACGGCGGCGACGCCGACGACTGGAACCGCGAGCACGTCTGGGCCAAGTCGCACGGAGACTTCGGCACCGCCACCGGCCCGGGCACCGACCTGCACCATCTGCGCCCGGAAGACGTCACGGTGAACTCCGACCGCAGTAACAAGGACTTCGACGACGGCGGGTCCGAATCCGACGAGGCGCCGGGCAACTTCACCGACTCCGACTCGTGGGAACCGCGCGACGCGGTGAAGGGCGACGTGGCCCGGATGATCTTCTACATGGCCGTGCGGTACGACGGCGGTGACGGTTTCTCCGACCTGACGCTCGACGAGAACACCTCCGGCGGAACAGCTCCCCGCTTCGGCAAGCTCTCGACCCTGCTGGAGTGGAACGCGCAAGACCCGCCGGACAGCTTCGAGCAGAACCGCAACAACGCCATCTACGAACAGTTCCAGAACAACCGCAACCCGTTCATCGACCACCCGGAGTGGGTGGACGCGGTTTTCGGCTGA
- a CDS encoding LacI family DNA-binding transcriptional regulator — MKEATLRDVADVAGVSPRTVSNVVNGYARVTESTRLKVEQAIAQLGYRPNVLARHLATGRSGQIVVVVPYIDTPYFAELLQAIIPAARQAGYNVLIDQSDGDREHEGQLIGTHSHRSLFDGMIYSPLGLSQQDLSNRDPALPLVVIGERTSAANFDHVGIDDVAASTEAVRHLISLGRRRIAAIGDQPYPTGEAAQRRTAGFRAAHAEAGLEVDESLIVGTPRFNRVDGADAMKALLMLDNPPDAVFCYSDLVASGAIHTALARGFRVPEDIAVIGYDDIEDGRYNRPTISTISPDKREIARLAVERLVIRIGSKEPVPGVDLKAGYRLVARESTTGGHIDQ; from the coding sequence ATGAAAGAGGCAACACTGCGTGACGTAGCCGATGTGGCCGGGGTGTCCCCGCGCACGGTGTCGAACGTGGTCAACGGCTACGCCCGCGTCACCGAGTCGACCCGGCTGAAGGTGGAGCAGGCCATCGCCCAGCTCGGCTACCGGCCCAACGTGCTGGCCCGGCACCTGGCCACCGGCCGGTCGGGTCAGATCGTCGTCGTGGTGCCCTACATCGACACGCCGTACTTCGCCGAGCTGTTGCAGGCCATCATCCCGGCGGCCCGGCAGGCCGGCTACAACGTGCTCATCGACCAGTCCGACGGTGACCGCGAGCACGAAGGTCAGCTGATCGGAACGCATTCGCACCGCAGCCTGTTCGACGGCATGATCTACAGCCCATTGGGTCTTTCCCAGCAAGACCTTTCGAATCGTGACCCGGCACTTCCCCTGGTCGTGATCGGAGAACGCACGTCTGCGGCCAATTTCGACCATGTCGGCATCGACGACGTGGCGGCCTCGACCGAGGCGGTGCGGCACCTGATCTCACTGGGGCGTCGTCGCATCGCCGCGATCGGCGACCAGCCCTACCCGACGGGCGAGGCGGCGCAGCGGCGCACGGCGGGTTTTCGGGCCGCTCACGCCGAGGCCGGTCTGGAGGTCGACGAATCGCTGATCGTCGGGACCCCGCGCTTCAACCGGGTGGACGGCGCCGATGCCATGAAAGCCCTTCTGATGCTGGATAACCCGCCGGATGCGGTGTTCTGTTACAGCGATCTGGTGGCGTCGGGGGCGATCCACACCGCTCTCGCGCGCGGGTTTCGGGTGCCGGAAGACATCGCGGTGATCGGGTACGACGACATCGAAGACGGCCGCTACAACCGGCCCACGATCAGCACCATCTCCCCGGACAAACGCGAGATCGCCCGGCTGGCGGTGGAGCGACTGGTGATCCGGATCGGCAGCAAAGAACCGGTGCCCGGCGTCGATCTGAAGGCGGGATACCGGTTGGTGGCGAGAGAGAGCACCACGGGGGGTCACATTGATCAGTAA
- a CDS encoding DoxX family protein, whose translation MNVVLWVIAGLLAAAFAAAGAMKVARSRSQIIEGGMGWAESFTDTQVKLIGAVEVLGAIGLILPAALDIAPVLTPLAAAGLALTMAGAVVVHLRRGETSGAVPSLVLGLLALFVAVLRFGPNSF comes from the coding sequence ATGAACGTAGTTCTGTGGGTGATCGCGGGACTGCTGGCCGCAGCATTCGCCGCGGCCGGCGCGATGAAGGTGGCCCGGTCGAGGTCTCAGATCATCGAGGGCGGCATGGGCTGGGCGGAGAGCTTCACCGACACCCAGGTGAAGCTGATCGGCGCCGTCGAGGTGCTGGGTGCGATCGGGCTGATCCTGCCCGCCGCGCTGGACATCGCCCCGGTGCTCACGCCGCTCGCGGCCGCCGGGCTGGCCCTGACCATGGCCGGTGCCGTGGTCGTGCACCTGCGCCGTGGTGAGACGTCCGGTGCGGTGCCGTCCTTGGTGCTCGGGCTGCTGGCCCTGTTCGTCGCCGTCCTGCGGTTCGGCCCGAACAGCTTCTAG
- a CDS encoding MarR family winged helix-turn-helix transcriptional regulator, with product MSDPAPEPRWLDDEERAAWRAMAGIVFGLPAALDTQLQRDAGITHFEYTVMAALSETQGRTLRMSYLAILANGSLSRLSHVVKRLERQGWVERAPDPTDGRYTTATLTETGWEKVVATAPGHVEAVRQLVLDPLSKSQVRQMREIGTRISHGLSPEGSCAAWPSPTDDA from the coding sequence ATGAGCGACCCCGCCCCCGAGCCCCGCTGGCTCGACGACGAAGAGCGGGCCGCCTGGCGCGCCATGGCCGGCATCGTCTTCGGGCTCCCGGCCGCCCTCGACACCCAGCTCCAGCGCGACGCCGGTATCACCCACTTCGAGTACACGGTGATGGCGGCCCTGTCCGAGACTCAGGGGCGCACCCTGCGCATGAGTTACCTGGCGATCCTGGCCAACGGCTCCCTGTCCCGGCTGTCGCACGTGGTGAAGCGGCTGGAACGGCAGGGCTGGGTCGAGCGGGCCCCCGACCCGACCGACGGCCGGTACACCACGGCCACGCTGACCGAGACGGGCTGGGAGAAGGTCGTGGCCACCGCGCCCGGGCACGTCGAGGCCGTGCGGCAGCTGGTGCTCGATCCGCTGTCGAAGAGCCAGGTACGGCAGATGCGCGAGATCGGCACGCGGATCTCCCACGGCCTGAGCCCGGAGGGATCGTGCGCCGCCTGGCCCTCACCCACCGACGACGCATGA
- a CDS encoding Fur family transcriptional regulator, producing MVMTDPTVLLRGAGLRSTAPRRAVLEALLTRPHATVTDLSQAVEGQLSNQTIYNALDDLATSGLVRRIEPAGSPTRYETRVGDNHHHLVCRSCGTVVDVDCHTGEAPCLRPASHPGFAHVDEAELIWWGMCTACEEKRSAP from the coding sequence ATGGTCATGACGGATCCGACAGTGCTCCTGCGGGGCGCAGGCCTTCGCAGCACCGCACCTCGCCGGGCCGTACTGGAGGCGCTGCTCACCCGCCCGCACGCCACGGTCACCGACCTGTCGCAGGCGGTGGAGGGGCAGCTCTCCAACCAGACCATCTACAACGCCCTGGATGATCTGGCAACGTCCGGTCTGGTCCGTCGGATCGAACCGGCCGGATCGCCCACCCGCTACGAGACGCGTGTGGGCGACAACCATCACCACCTGGTCTGCCGCTCGTGCGGCACGGTCGTCGATGTCGACTGCCACACCGGCGAGGCCCCCTGCCTCCGGCCGGCGTCGCACCCGGGCTTCGCGCACGTCGACGAGGCCGAGCTGATCTGGTGGGGAATGTGCACCGCATGCGAAGAAAAGAGGTCCGCACCATGA